GCAGGTTCCACTGGCTCCTTtgtctgcagctcagctgactGCTTTAATGCCAGCTGCAGTCTCTATAACAAAAGTAAGTTTCCTCAAATaactttcagaaagaaatatattGAAATTGCTCCTTCAGGCACTTATGGCAAAAGCATGGGAGCCATGCTTATTGCTGTatgtttttgaaattttttgttATAATAGAAGATAGTAAGAGATCTTTAAATCTTCTATGTCTCTGCTAAATGCCTGGGCCAGTTCTAATTCTAGAAGCTAAACAGAAATTGGGATGATTGCTTGGAACATCTTTTCTTATAaatgtggttttaaaatgttctcaaagaaaaaactaagttttttaaaactaaGATGGAGCTTGGTGTGCTAGTCTTGTAATACCTTGTAGGTTTTTAGTCTAAGCTTGTGGAATTGCTGCATTCTGCTCTGATTTCAATAGCTGTAAGAGTTCTGATGCTTTTTTTGGGCTACACACACAAACGAAAGAATAATCTAAAACTGACCATTCTCTTACTGTTCTGGACacttgtatatttttttcttaggcAAAAAAAGGTGTGAAAAGGAAGGCTGACACTACAACTCCTACTACTTCAATAGTCACAGCAAGTGGTGAATCTTCTGCAATGcttaatgaaagaaaagctgttaaaGCATGTAGAGTTGAAAATGAATGTATGGTAACAAATAAGCTTCCGAAGAGATCCTTTTCAGATTCTCAACAGCCACCTGGAATTATTAAAAAGATTCAGTTGTCAGGACAACTAAAACATTGTAATGCAATacttaaagaaatgttttccaagaaacatgcAGCATATGCGTGGCCTTTCATAAAACCTGTGGATGCAGCATCTTTGTCCACTGGTGTGAACCAAGCCATTGCCAAATGTCCTACAGACCTAGGAACCATTAAAGTAAGTGTGTTTCTGGGAAAATTAGGCTATTTGTGTAATTACAAGGTTTTAAATGTGTTAGCTGAAAAGGTGTCATGAAAGCTGCTTCTTCTATGAAAGACTTAACAGGCCTAAAACCCAGATGCATTTCTGTTACTCAAACTTAGCCAAAGTCACTGAAGAAAGTCTGAGACTCATTGTGACACATGTGACACATAGTGGCTAATCTACCTAACTGCTGAAAAAGCCAATATAAGTAGTGAGGGATTTATCATCTCCCTGAAGCCCTTCCAAGCATGTCACATGTTAAAAATCTGTCTGTACACACAGTGCTGTTGTTAATACCctataaaacaaaatgcaattcTGTCaactcttccttttccctcagtCTCAGTGTTCTTGGTGAAGTGCCCTAGAACTTCTACACTGGATGTTTACATAACACATTTCACCTTTTTAGTGGAAAGCAACCATTCTAGATGGAGACACGTGGACAGCTCTCTGTGGATGCTGAGTGTATTTGTATGGGGTAAAGTATTTAGCCCAGTTAAACTCCACTTTTTTGGGGGAATGTTCAAATTTAATAGCTTACTGAATTATCTTGAAAGCTGACTTGCACAATACAAAGGTTATTTCCCGGTTTCTAGTCCATTAGTTTGACTCCAGCTATTATGGAATAAGCTTTCTGCAAATACCATGCATAGAATCAAAACCAGATGCTGAGTTCAGAACCAAATAGAACCACACAAACATTGTTGTCTTGACCAAGTGCTGAAACTAGTATTACAAAGTCCTTTCAGCAATTACAAGTAAATCtgtttaaaagaggaaaaaaaacctcttactTTGTTAAAGAGACAATGTTGAAATGAGATGCAGGTATTTCCATAacattttttataatatttactGTCTTGATACAAGCTAAACCTGAATATATATGTTAAAATTCTtgttcctcctttctttctacTAGTTACTGGTGATACTGTCTACTAAGTGtgccttaattttcttttcctctagaAGAAAATGGATAACTTTGAATATCATGATATACAAGAATTTGCTACAGATGTTAGATTAATGTTCATGAACTGCTACAAACGTAATTCTTCAGACCATGAAATAGTTGCTATGGCAAGAAAACTTCAGGTGAGTTATCTTTTAAGTCAGACTTGAAAAAGAATAGTTCATCTCATGCCCTGATGTAGAATCTACTAATATTATGGAACTACTGTGTTGCTGTGTAGTTCTGCAATAGTAGCTGCATAACACtttcagaaatctgaaaaatatgctGTTCCCAAACCTAACTCTTCAGGATGTTTTTGAAATGCACTTTGCTAAAATTCCTGATGAACCTGTTGCGAGTGATCATCTGCCACAGCCTGTGAGAGAAATGACAGAAGCTTATTCCAGTGAAAGCAGTAATGATAactcttcagaagaaaaatcatctgAAGActctgaagaggagaaaaaagtgaACCTCAAAAAGCTTCACGAGCAAGTAAGCAATTGTACTTAATGCGTGTGACTTCAGATCTCTCTGGTAATGCCACTTTCAATGGTCTATTCCAAGGCTTAGCaacaaaaatcagtttttaaaaggtTCTATtaacttgtattttaaatacagaactTTAGTCCCATTTGGAAGCACTGCCAAATGTTAAGTGAATAGCATCTCAACAAATACAAAGTGAGCAATAGTTCTACTCCTCTTGCCTACCGCTTCTTCAGAGGAATCtaaaacttcttaaaaaaaaaaaaagttccagtGAGAGCCTCTGGGCACTCCACATGTAGCTCAGTGGCATATTCTTCCAACAAGGTTGTTTCTTTCACGTGGTCAAAAAGCATTGTTCTTACCCTCAGTCTCTTTTGAGCCATACAATAGCAAGTCgttaatttcttcttcagaaagcTCAGtatgagagagaaaagaaggtaTCTCATGCTAACCAGTGAGGCAAAGCCATGCTTCATATTAGGAGTGGGATGGGTGTTGCTTCTGCTTGAACACAACTTTTTAACCTGTTGCTGCTGTATCTGTAAACTCTGGGAAAAACCAGCATTTGTTCTGTTAGTGAAATGAGCTACAGTTTTCAGTCCTTGTCAGATTAGCATCACCAATTTATGAATGTAGGCAGAAGGATGAACGCAAGTGTACAAGCCAGCCTTTACAGGAGAGAGGTATTTCAGTGATTTCTAACCTCAGCATCTGACCATCTTCTAATTCCTGAGGTTTAAACAAAGTTGTGTTAAGTTCTTCTCTGAAATTCTTAGTATGTCTCAACTAGCCACTTGATATTGCAAAATAAGATGCATGAGCCCAGTCCAACTTGCCTAATTCAGCAATGCTGTAGAAATATAACTTAATAAGGCATTTATGTGCATCCCAAATTCCTAAATTAGAGAGCCTGTTGGAAACCcctacagtaatttttttttggggggggagggtgtttgtgttttcctgacAGAATGCTGAAAGGCAGATGCTGTTAGAAATATCTGCATAAAATAAACAGTTCTGTGTCTTCTGGATGCGTAATCTGTGACTGAGATACAATATagaaaaatgtttggaaaataaatctcatttgGAAAGCAGACATCCTATTAATATCCATTCAGCTGCCACTAATTTCCTCTGATATCCAGGACCAGTTTATTGTTCCTCTGACATTGCCCAAGGTTATCAAcattctgtgggtttttttgttttctttttggtattGACAGCTTAAAGCTCTTCACCAGCAGTTGTGGGTTTTGACCAAAGCATGCTTATCTagaccaggaaagaaaaaaggaaaggctaaaagtgagaaaagaaagaacaaggaaaaagctgaaattaaaagcttgattcaaaagaagaaaagtgtgAAATACATGAAGAAATCCAAGAGAAAGATGTCTTTAAACATGTAAGTGTGGGGAACTTGTGTGGgtgtcaaattattttaaactgctGTTACTGCAATATACTTTTTTCCTGCAGTCAATCAAAGAAAACCATGCAGCAGGCCTTGTTGGCACATAAGTCAGAAGATGAAGATGGTGCCAAACCTATGAATTATGATGAAAAACGACAGTTGAGTTTGGACATAAATAAACTCCCTGGAGATAAGCTTGGGAAAGTAGTCCATATAATACAGTCAAGAGAACCTGCACTGAAGAACTCTAACCCTGATGAGATAGAAATAGACTTTGAAACTTTAAATGCTTCAACACTCAGAGAACTAGAGAGATATGTAGCAACCTGTTtgaggaagaaacaaagaatgCAGGGTATGTagcataaattatattttttaaacccATTAGATTTGCTTTCTGGTTTGCTTTCATGTTAACTTCTGTTTCACATGCAGCtaaaaccccaacaaaatcAAAAGAAGAGCTTAATTTTGAGAGGAAACAAGAGTTAGAGAAGAGACTACTGGATGTCAATGGTCAACTAAACCCAAAGAAGGAGAGCTTCAAGAGTAATGTGGCTCTTATTTTTACTCATTTGCAATGGAAATAGCTTAAAGTAGAATTCTTCCCTTGGGCTTTAGTCCTGTTAGGTATCTGGAGACTTTCTCCTTACAGTAGGTGGGGTCTTAAGCTTCCCACTACTAGTCTCAAGATTCTTTCTATGAGTGAGCTGGAGTCACAGCAGCAAATTTGGTCAGTTACTTGTCCTGTCTAAAGCAGCTTCCTTATTCCTGCACCTAATACTTTATTACAAGGAAAGATGGTAACAGTGTCAGAAATTAAGGGACACCGAACAGTTCCCTTACGCTAATATATGAAAACGTGGTGAGGTGTGGAGGGTTACACAGTCTATATGTTTGCAAttcattttctgtggtttaGAGACACAAGAATAACCAATTCTAGTAATACTTGTTACATGGCAGTGTCATGCTAACAAAACTTGTGTATCAGTGACAGGTGTGCTGTGTTATCTTAGACTTCAGAAAGTGtcccaggagaaaaattcagtttttcaggCAATAATGCAATTCAAGATCAAAGCCAGAAATTCAGTGCATACTTAAGCTGTACACTTAATGGTGGTTCTCATCAGGGGCTGCGAATGGATCAATGCAGCTGATGCTGCTATTGTAAGTCAAGCTGTTCGTCATTAAAATAGTGAGTGCTGTTATTGCCCTCCACTGGATATCTGTTTAGCTCCTATGTAAAATCAGAGGACATGAtagaagcagctctggaaaagATAGGGACATTTGTATCCAGCATTAGCTCAGTCAAGTCTTCCTATCTGGTATGCATAATGGCTTGAAAATATCCTACAAAGAAAACCttgaagaagcagctgaaatcaATTATCAACTCTGTTGTGAGGAGAGCGAAGAAGCTGACTAGGAAATTTTTACAACTGGTGTCTGGCTTGTTTACAAGAGCTAAATCTGGACTTGTGTCCAGGGAAACAGGTATCCATGTAACTTCTCATTTTTGAAGcttccacagagaaaaaaactctgaaaaaggTTTGGCTCCAAAATCATTGTAAGCTGAGTTAAATCTACCCTGCAGATGCAAGATAGTCAGATGGTGGGGAGGTGGCAAAAGATGGCAATTTGGGCGTGCATATGGCTAGGGAAGGAAGAGCTGGCTGTAGATAAAGAACTCTGCACGCAAGTCTGGCAGCAGCAACGTGCACACAAACAGGCTCTTGACCACAGGAAAGCTTATGGGGGAAAATTGCTTGAATTGTGTTTTAAGTCTACTGTTTTAATCTACTTCAGAATTGTAAATTGTGTGATTACAGCTTCTCCTTGGATATTTCATTCATTCAAGTTGCTTGCTGCTGGTAAGCCGCACTCCTCTACGCTCTAGAAGGGAGGTCTTTGTTTTCAAGTCCACTGCTACATGGACAGTAGACAAGGAAGTGAAATAAACTGAACTCTTACATGGGAGAATAGACCTAACAAGGTTGATCCTAGTCTTGTATAGGAAGAATGCTCCATTGCAGGTTGTTCTgaattctttcttctctccagcagctgaaaacaaTGCTGAGTCAAGTACTGGGCCAAGCAGACtgagtgacagcagcagcagctcctcagatTCTGGCAGCAGCTCTAGCAGTGATTCTAGCTCCTCAGATAGCAGTGACTCTGAATCAGGTTAGAAAGTTTATTTTTGCGTTCGTGTAGGCAAAATAGCTTCTCTTAGCACCTACTGTTCCACATGCTTACCAAAAATTTTAGTTATCTTTGGTTTGGTTCACTCCATTTTGAAGGCTTAATTCAAAGgctatgaaatgaaatgaatgcCTTAATACTGTGATCCCAGGTAACACAAAACAGCCAAACCCCCAGTACATCTATTCAACTTACCAGTGAAAATCTATAGGGACCAAAATAAGCTACCAAAAGGTCTTCGTATCTAACCTGGACATTTGACTATAGGGCTGTAGCTTACTCATGTATCTTTGATCCCTTTTTGAAAGTGTGATTCATTCGTTCCCTTTTTGAAAGTGTGATTCactttattttcatcttctgGTGTGCACATGAAGGGTGACCTGAACAACAAAAGTGCCTACAGCATTAACTGTAGAGGCAAAACCCACCCTGGCGCTTAAAATGTTTCAAGTTTGTTTAAAGGATATTGCAGCATCAGAACACTGAATGATGTTTCTCTGTACACAGAACTCTTTAGTTTTCTAGGACAGAATATATCTGCCAAACTGGAGGTCTACAGTGTAGATCTCCATATGAGGTATAAGGTGAGATGAATGCTCAACCCTCTGCAGTGTTGGGGGGAGCAAACACAGTGAATCAATGGCAATGAAGACCTTGATCCTGCAGAAGTCTGTGGTCTCTTTTTATATCTGGGAGAAGTTCTCTAAACACGTCAAGCTCAAGTCAAAGTATTCAAGATAAGAATGTTCCTTTCACTGTGAGGTTGACTCTAGGTACAACAGCAACTCACACCTTCTATGTGTGACTAATGAAACATATGTGAATGactgatttggtttttttccatcccCCTTTTTCTGCCCACCTCACTGTATTTACAGTTACAGAAACCTGTTCAAAACAGACTGGAGCCAGGCAGAACTGTCCAGCTTCTATGGAAAAATCTAAGGTAAATCTGGCTGGAATTGATATAATCATTTTGCCCTAAACAAATAGCAAAGTTATTATACAAATAAGTTTGTTAAAGTTACTTTTTAACATACAATGGTAATAGAAATGATGCAACTTCATCAGGAAATAATGAATATGGCTTGAATGCTATTTGTTCTGTAGGACTAATTGATACGAAGATGTCCCAtgagctgtttttaaaaatactttatgcATCTGTGTAGGAACAGATATACTGggaggcttttttcttttattatcaTTGTGGTGATTGTGTTTGATGAAGAAGGGCAGAATGCTCCACATATCCCACCCACACCAAAAAGGGCAAATAGTCTCCAAATCGATCTCAGAGTATAGAATTGACCTAACAAACAGTGTCATGTTTTTTAATCTATTAATATCCTCATCTGTAcacctgaaaataaatacattgtaCAATATGCCACTTATTTTCAGGATACTTCAATGTTGCTTATGGTATTATTAGAACCAACAGCAGTTTTATCTGGAAATAATTCTTAATGCCTCTTAGATTGAATTCCTCTATTTCTGTATTATACAGTGGGTGTTATTTCTTGTCAAGGTTAGCTGCCTTTAAGAATTTCCCTTGAAGCTACCAGAGACAGAGACCTtgaatttcaaagcaaaatcaCAGCCAAACCTTCATTCTTCTTGCAATAGACTGACTTTCCCTTAAAGTACAGGAAACTAGGCTGCAAATTTATTAttcagctgctccttctgcatCTTCATAAGCAAAGATTCAGGGAAGGAATTATGCAACACCCTCTTTTTGCTTAAGAGCTTCAGCCTCTGCAGTGACAGAATGACAGCAATAAACTTGAGAAAACAGGATCCAGGAAATGAGCTTCAGCTTGGTCAGTTGTAACAGCCCCTTACTGACCTTCTGAGTAGCAACAAACATCATACTTGAAATCCTCACATTACATTTTGTTCTCAGGGGTTTTCTGTATCTGTCAGACAAAGGCATGGAGTGCATTTTACCTCATGGCTTTTTGTCATCTAAATGCTTAGAAAATGATGGATCAGTATCACAATATCACAAGGGGTACTGAATCTGATAAACAGTGGAAATGGGTAGTGGTGGGAAAAGAGGATCAAatagctattaaaaaaattcagctgtatTAACTACTGCAGTCTCTTTATAGAGAATACCACTTTGTTTACAGAGGACATCCTGCAATGCTGTTCTGCAAGCACAGCCCTCCTCTCTTACTAGCAGCTTGCAAAATCATGGATCCtctgaactgcagcagcagcctcccaatatactgcaaatgcttcagtgTAGATCACTTAATGCATCAGAACAAAAGGCTCAGACTCTCTCAGGTAACACCTTGATGCCTATATTGGACTGCTGAGGAAAGAAGGGTTGTCATGATGCCTGTATTGCCAAACAATTCCTCTTGGAATTTTGGAGGTTAGCAAGTGGATAACTGAAAAAGTTCTTGCAGAGTATGGATTACCAAAGAGTATGAAGTAAATTAAGGCATGGCAGCACTGAGGATTGGCTAGGAGTTTCAGATTACTGGGACACTTCTGGTGGGGCGAAGTGGTATTAAAAACAGGAGCTGTTCATGCTTCCTTCCAATGAGATGGAAAAGGACCTGAATGAACTCAGAGTTACAGGAAGTGTTGAACGCCTTAAGGCACAATTAAATGCTTAAACCCATGCCCACTACCCAAGTTCATGCCTGAAATGCCCACTTGCTGAATGTAAGGCTTGGTGCCACAGGTCTTCTGCTCTGAGTGTTGTTGTCTAGACACATCAGATACATGAAGTTACTTAGGAACTTGATTCAAGGAGCTATTTTCCCTTCCTCACGTAAAAAAGTCTAATAATGTTAGACACTTCTGAGATTTTGGTAGAAGTCAGCATGGACTGGTAGCTGATTAGCTGAGAAATCaattaaaaactaattaaaaataactctCTTAAATCACATGGCTAGAATACATGTCTCAATACTGAGTTACTCCACAGATCTAAACAGTGACCTAATTTTGAGATGTAGGACTGCATTTTAcatgacaggggaaaaaatcataCCCTACTTCTTTCCCAGGTAAAATCTCAGCTGTACCTGCTCTGCATGAGGCTCCAGACCAGCCAACTCCTCAGAGCACTCCAAAGACCAATCAGTCTTCTGTCACCCACtccagaaatgtttttccagaGGTGAATACGTGCTTCTCTCCAATTGATTAATTTCAAAGAGCATCTGTAAAGCATGTTCTTACCCTTTAAATAAGATGTAATATAATACTTCAGGCTTGAATTTGATGTGATGAAGGCCATTTAAGGTTTACAACAAAAAATGTCTAAAACCCCAGTAATAAAGTGGTTCTTATCCTTTAACAGGGTATTACTCCATTGCCTATTGGCTGTAACACGAAAGGAAAGTTTGGCAGATCACATTTATAATGTATTATAaagcttcttttatttcttttcagggCTATGGCTTGAACTTAAGTAACCGTTGCACAGGTTAAAAGTCCATCCTGTAAACCAAAAGCTTTACAAAAGAGGCAGATAatatgtgttttggttttgtagaAATACCAATTTCAAAAAACTCAGCAATACTGAGAGTCTGGAGGCTCTACTGGCAAAGTGTGTTGCTTTTCAGACCTTCCTAAAGCTGTGGAAACTGGGGCTTTCAGGGTCTAGATGAggttgtaaaatatttaatgactGCTGAGTCCTGTCTTAATATGTTCTTGGAGAGTATCCTGGTTAGAAGGGCCTCTGTGCAGAAAAGGAAGTTGTTGATGTTACTGCAGCATGATCACTTCCATCCTATAATGATTAATAATCCTTCTGAAAATGGTTGAAAATTTAGTTGCTTTAATCAGGCTGTAACAGCTTTATTTTTGGCAATGGATAGAAACTGCCTCTTGAATCTATGAGCACAAGAATGTGTCCTGCAAGTAAGGATGAAAAGCAGGTCACCCTTTCCTATTGGTGTCCACTGTCCCAGGCAGCAGGTAATGCAAATTATTACTCAGGTTTGTGCAGCACTGTCCTTGGTTCAAGGGATTACTACACAGAGTAATcttgcacagagaaaaaatacCACTGCACTGCAGATCACAGTCACCCTTTACCCTAATCCACAAGCTGGAGTGCAGCAACTGCCTCTCTGACAACTTTATCCTGCTGTACAATGTTAAGGGTTAACGATCTTGTATCAGTTTCTCATGCTCTACCCACTCCATCACTTGGGATTGTTGAGCTGTGCATATTTTAAATCTGAAGCCTTGATTTATGAACTTGCTTTGTTTCCATAATATGAATGAAATCTA
This sequence is a window from Motacilla alba alba isolate MOTALB_02 chromosome 8, Motacilla_alba_V1.0_pri, whole genome shotgun sequence. Protein-coding genes within it:
- the BRDT gene encoding bromodomain testis-specific protein produces the protein MSVQSQHCAIIMNPPPPEYINNKSSGCQTNQLQYLQRVVMRAMWRHNFSWPFHQPVDAAALNLPDYYTIIKKPMDLGTIKKRLEHNYYTKAAECIEDFKTMFWNCYMYNKPGDDIVFMAEELEKVFMQKIAHMPPEERPVSLKKAKRKGKKTEEPRQPNPGISNEQSTNEKQAQSSEQPPVMTQEQQQVPLAPLSAAQLTALMPAAVSITKAKKGVKRKADTTTPTTSIVTASGESSAMLNERKAVKACRVENECMVTNKLPKRSFSDSQQPPGIIKKIQLSGQLKHCNAILKEMFSKKHAAYAWPFIKPVDAASLSTGVNQAIAKCPTDLGTIKKKMDNFEYHDIQEFATDVRLMFMNCYKRNSSDHEIVAMARKLQDVFEMHFAKIPDEPVASDHLPQPVREMTEAYSSESSNDNSSEEKSSEDSEEEKKVNLKKLHEQLKALHQQLWVLTKACLSRPGKKKGKAKSEKRKNKEKAEIKSLIQKKKSVKYMKKSKRKMSLNIQSKKTMQQALLAHKSEDEDGAKPMNYDEKRQLSLDINKLPGDKLGKVVHIIQSREPALKNSNPDEIEIDFETLNASTLRELERYVATCLRKKQRMQAKTPTKSKEELNFERKQELEKRLLDVNGQLNPKKESFKTENNAESSTGPSRLSDSSSSSSDSGSSSSSDSSSSDSSDSESVTETCSKQTGARQNCPASMEKSKRTSCNAVLQAQPSSLTSSLQNHGSSELQQQPPNILQMLQCRSLNASEQKAQTLSGKISAVPALHEAPDQPTPQSTPKTNQSSVTHSRNVFPEVSNTIFQVDSADWSKQAEQTRHLDKSNKLQNKTSIRTADLISISQEQSDCTPNDKSNDKNILEPMPELLPRKDTELKTVDSWVSLCKTMKLPAPIKASAESFNQFRDAVLKRSGQVQESKRSLGQAERELQNLPQENKRFVTTSVGHESTELNAMAVTDCELEKEIHKSKLPEAQQRVLDPDRNLARKMEQERRRKEATAWIIDVNLQRDIMASFEEYLE